The following are encoded in a window of Loxodonta africana isolate mLoxAfr1 chromosome Y, mLoxAfr1.hap2, whole genome shotgun sequence genomic DNA:
- the LOC135229087 gene encoding thymosin beta-4-like: MSDKPDMAEIEKFDKSKLKKTETQEKNPLPSKETIEQEKQAGDS, translated from the exons ATGTCTGACAAACCGGATATGGCTGAGATTGAAAAATTCGATAAATCGAAATTGAAGAAGACAGAAACGCAAGAGAAAAATCCACTGCCTTCAAAAGAAA caATCGAACAGGAGAAGCAAGCTGGTGATTCATAA